In Deltaproteobacteria bacterium, the sequence TCGGCGGCGCGATCGCGGTGACGGTGTTCTTCCGGCGCGAGCACATCCCGTGGCTCGCCGGCGCGGACGCGTCCGCACCGGCGATCGCGCTCGGGCAGGCGATCGGACGGCTCGGCTGCCAGGCGGCGGGCGACGGTGACTGGGGGACGGAGACGACGCTGCCCTGGGGGATGGCGTATCCGTACGCCGTGGTCGGGTGGGACAAGCCGCCCGGCGTGCGCGTGCACCCGACGCCGCTCTACGAGGCCGCCGCCTACGTGGCGATCTTCGCGCTCCTCTGGCGCCTCCGGCGCGAGTCCGTACCCGCCGGCGCGCTCCTCGCGCTCTACCTCGTGCTCTCGGGCGTGGCGCGCTTCCTGGTCGAGTTCGTTCGCGTGAACCCGCGCCTCCTCTTCGGGCT encodes:
- a CDS encoding prolipoprotein diacylglyceryl transferase is translated as MIPDILHIGPVPIHLFGIFLALAFLAAGWAAGREFERRGYDPALASSAVVWAAVGGLAVARLWIVLDAWPEFLRAPWTFLVTGGGFVFYGGLLGGAIAVTVFFRREHIPWLAGADASAPAIALGQAIGRLGCQAAGDGDWGTETTLPWGMAYPYAVVGWDKPPGVRVHPTPLYEAAAYVAIFALLWRLRRESVPAGALLALYLVLSGVARFLVEFVRVNPRLLFGLTEAQLVSLALVALGGWWLLSRRAWRTAVA